A DNA window from Salvelinus namaycush isolate Seneca chromosome 30, SaNama_1.0, whole genome shotgun sequence contains the following coding sequences:
- the LOC120024946 gene encoding uncharacterized protein LOC120024946 isoform X1 encodes MAGKTNIIALHDEEAVPGAEGPLVAVTFQKTPHKKQKYLESEPKALGVAQIALSVFYISSVIVMFTNSMSMLVEDLTHVIGSVFVIIAGSLAIAAQNLHLPTLKACLGMQVVACVASAFNLIVSVSNLAGHRYGYDCWKYVEINSTDHNNTCYSITDSTAHYFAELVLIHTALIAISVTLAAYCCKVVNCCSPGQRMPVITLQVPPAQQ; translated from the exons ATGGCAGGTAAAACAAATATCATTGCATTGCATG ATGAAGAGGCCGTGCCCGGTGCAGAGGGTCCTCTTGTCGCAGTGACTTTTCAGAAAACTCCTCACAAAAAACAGAAGTACCTAGAGTCTGAACCCAAAGCACTGGGG GTGGCTCAGATTGCTCTCAGTGTATTCTACATAAGTTCTGTCATTGTCATGTTCACCAACAGCATGAGCATGTTGGTTGAAGATTTAACACATGTCATTGGATCAGTGTTT GTGATCATAGCTGGTAGTTTGGCCATAGCTGCACAGAATCTCCATCTTCCCACT CTGAAGGCCTGTCTGGGGATGCAGGTAGTGGCCTGTGTAGCATCAGCGTTCAACTTGATCGTCTCTGTGTCAAACTTGGCTGGACACAGATATGGTTATGACTGCTGGAAATACGTTGAAATCAACAGCACTGATCACAACAATACTTGCTATTCAATCACT GATTCTACTGCACATTACTTTGCTGAGTTGGTCCTGATACATACTGCTCTCATCGCTATCTCTGTCACGCTGGCTGCCTACTGCTGCAAGGTGGTCAACTGCTGCTCCCCGGGACAACGAATG CCGGTGATCACACTCCAAGTCCCTCCTGCTCAGCAATGA
- the LOC120024946 gene encoding uncharacterized protein LOC120024946 isoform X2: MADEEAVPGAEGPLVAVTFQKTPHKKQKYLESEPKALGVAQIALSVFYISSVIVMFTNSMSMLVEDLTHVIGSVFVIIAGSLAIAAQNLHLPTLKACLGMQVVACVASAFNLIVSVSNLAGHRYGYDCWKYVEINSTDHNNTCYSITDSTAHYFAELVLIHTALIAISVTLAAYCCKVVNCCSPGQRMPVITLQVPPAQQ, from the exons ATGGCAG ATGAAGAGGCCGTGCCCGGTGCAGAGGGTCCTCTTGTCGCAGTGACTTTTCAGAAAACTCCTCACAAAAAACAGAAGTACCTAGAGTCTGAACCCAAAGCACTGGGG GTGGCTCAGATTGCTCTCAGTGTATTCTACATAAGTTCTGTCATTGTCATGTTCACCAACAGCATGAGCATGTTGGTTGAAGATTTAACACATGTCATTGGATCAGTGTTT GTGATCATAGCTGGTAGTTTGGCCATAGCTGCACAGAATCTCCATCTTCCCACT CTGAAGGCCTGTCTGGGGATGCAGGTAGTGGCCTGTGTAGCATCAGCGTTCAACTTGATCGTCTCTGTGTCAAACTTGGCTGGACACAGATATGGTTATGACTGCTGGAAATACGTTGAAATCAACAGCACTGATCACAACAATACTTGCTATTCAATCACT GATTCTACTGCACATTACTTTGCTGAGTTGGTCCTGATACATACTGCTCTCATCGCTATCTCTGTCACGCTGGCTGCCTACTGCTGCAAGGTGGTCAACTGCTGCTCCCCGGGACAACGAATG CCGGTGATCACACTCCAAGTCCCTCCTGCTCAGCAATGA